In Deltaproteobacteria bacterium, the following are encoded in one genomic region:
- the trpC gene encoding indole-3-glycerol phosphate synthase TrpC: MILDQIVAHKKKEIATLREVTSLASLKRHAEAVETPRGFRQALARSSTIALIAEVKKSSPSAGLIRKDVDPVRIGEIYEDSGASAISVLTDDQFFNGSLASMREVKQAVSIPVLRKDFIIDPFQIYEARAFGADAVLLIVAILYDDQLRAFLDICKDLGLDALVEIHTEQERDKALEAGADLIGINNRDLKTFAVDLSTTIDLVPGLPKEALCVSESGIKSHDDIRRLMEAAVDAVLVGTALMEAGDIGAKIKELLDFRL; the protein is encoded by the coding sequence ATGATACTCGATCAAATTGTGGCCCATAAAAAGAAAGAGATTGCAACCCTCAGGGAGGTAACGTCTCTTGCCAGCCTGAAGAGACATGCAGAGGCAGTTGAGACACCACGAGGGTTTCGACAAGCCCTGGCACGATCTTCAACTATAGCGTTAATCGCTGAGGTCAAGAAGTCATCGCCCTCTGCTGGTCTGATTCGCAAAGACGTTGATCCTGTTCGCATTGGAGAAATCTATGAAGACTCTGGCGCTTCAGCTATTTCCGTGCTTACAGACGATCAATTCTTTAATGGAAGCCTTGCCAGCATGAGGGAGGTTAAACAAGCTGTTAGTATTCCCGTGTTGCGTAAGGATTTCATTATCGACCCTTTTCAGATCTATGAAGCGCGAGCCTTTGGCGCTGACGCAGTTTTGTTGATCGTAGCCATCCTTTATGATGACCAGCTTCGCGCCTTTCTTGATATCTGCAAAGATCTCGGGCTTGATGCCCTGGTAGAGATCCACACGGAACAGGAGCGGGACAAGGCCCTTGAGGCAGGCGCTGACCTAATCGGAATCAACAACAGGGACCTAAAAACATTTGCAGTGGACCTTTCCACGACTATCGACCTTGTTCCAGGTTTACCAAAAGAAGCGCTCTGTGTGAGCGAAAGTGGCATTAAGAGCCATGATGACATCAGGCGCCTTATGGAAGCGGCTGTTGATGCAGTGCTGGTAGGCACAGCCCTTATGGAGGCAGGAGATATTGGGGCAAAGATTAAAGAGTTGTTGGATTTCCGGCTGTGA